The following are encoded in a window of Amphibacillus xylanus NBRC 15112 genomic DNA:
- a CDS encoding DUF2829 domain-containing protein, with translation MTFEEILPRLKAGEKVIRSGWHGAELYVKLVDQTTFDGETLNPYFLINVKGEGYTMFTPTVCDLLAEDWEIVE, from the coding sequence ATGACATTTGAAGAAATTTTACCTAGACTAAAAGCTGGTGAGAAAGTAATTCGCTCAGGATGGCATGGTGCCGAATTATATGTCAAATTAGTAGATCAAACCACTTTTGATGGTGAAACTTTAAATCCTTACTTTTTAATTAATGTAAAGGGTGAAGGTTATACTATGTTTACACCAACAGTATGTGACTTGCTCGCTGAGGATTGGGAAATTGTTGAATAA
- a CDS encoding 3-oxoacyl-ACP reductase, giving the protein MLTTEFKGKTVFVTGANSGIGYAQAKSFLKKGAHVFAIDIKDDQLVHLKNKYGDYFSYIVADVANKQAVEKAVAQAIMAYDKIDILLNTAGILDDYAKTLETDEVLWDCIIDTNLKGTYLVTNAVLPYMLQQKKGCIINMSSIAGLVAGGGGAAYTASKHAIIGFTKQLDYDYIRQGIRANAIAPGAIETPMNKADFEGDGKIAKWVAEETPAGRWAKPEEVADLTLFIASDKADYIHGAVIPIDGGWIMK; this is encoded by the coding sequence TTGTTAACAACTGAATTTAAAGGAAAAACTGTTTTTGTTACCGGGGCTAACTCGGGAATTGGTTATGCTCAAGCTAAGAGTTTTCTTAAAAAGGGAGCTCATGTCTTTGCAATTGATATTAAAGATGATCAACTTGTCCATTTGAAAAATAAATACGGGGACTATTTTAGTTATATCGTTGCTGATGTTGCAAATAAGCAAGCTGTTGAAAAAGCGGTAGCTCAGGCGATTATGGCGTATGATAAAATTGACATTTTACTCAATACCGCTGGCATCCTTGATGACTATGCAAAAACATTAGAAACCGACGAAGTATTATGGGATTGTATTATTGATACAAACTTAAAAGGGACATATTTAGTGACTAATGCTGTGTTACCTTATATGTTGCAGCAAAAGAAAGGTTGTATTATAAATATGAGCTCAATTGCTGGTCTTGTTGCTGGTGGTGGCGGTGCTGCATATACCGCTTCAAAACATGCCATTATTGGATTTACAAAGCAACTAGATTATGACTATATCCGTCAAGGTATTCGGGCAAATGCAATCGCACCTGGTGCAATTGAAACACCAATGAACAAGGCTGATTTCGAAGGAGATGGCAAAATCGCCAAATGGGTAGCAGAAGAAACACCTGCTGGTAGATGGGCTAAACCTGAAGAAGTTGCTGATTTAACTTTATTTATAGCTAGTGATAAAGCAGACTATATTCATGGAGCTGTCATCCCGATTGACGGCGGCTGGATCATGAAATAA
- a CDS encoding QueT transporter family protein, which translates to MNTDLKQQTSQTSVQELAKMGLIAALYIAVTLVVAPVGFGPIQFRLSEMFNYLALLHKRYVIAVTVGVMIVNFFSPFGLIDVIVGGLSTFLVLIISRAATKHIKNLKMKMVVMAAIVVVSMFTIAGQIYIVSEQPESFWFMYLTIAAGELVSMTIGGFIIYFVNKKFDFSK; encoded by the coding sequence ATGAATACAGATCTTAAGCAACAAACCTCACAGACGTCTGTCCAAGAATTAGCAAAGATGGGCCTAATTGCAGCACTTTATATTGCGGTCACACTCGTAGTCGCTCCAGTTGGATTCGGTCCCATTCAATTCAGATTATCCGAAATGTTTAACTATCTCGCACTCTTACATAAGCGTTATGTTATTGCTGTAACAGTGGGGGTTATGATTGTAAACTTTTTCTCACCTTTTGGATTAATTGATGTTATTGTCGGCGGACTATCTACCTTCCTAGTCTTAATTATTTCAAGAGCAGCAACAAAACACATTAAAAATTTGAAGATGAAAATGGTTGTCATGGCAGCGATTGTAGTAGTATCGATGTTTACGATTGCCGGGCAAATTTATATTGTCTCTGAACAACCTGAATCCTTTTGGTTTATGTATCTAACGATTGCAGCTGGAGAACTTGTTTCCATGACAATCGGTGGATTTATCATTTATTTTGTTAATAAGAAATTTGATTTTAGTAAGTAA